One stretch of Streptomyces sp. NBC_00443 DNA includes these proteins:
- a CDS encoding sensor histidine kinase, which produces MSRARALWTRVPAPVVDLFLVAAAAVDIWLNLWDDTRLGVALAALGCAALAFRRRFPLAVFLLTLPIALMQDVALAPLVALFTLAERSRNRPLLAVCVALSALASSTPWPLAGVAEVDRTMTLIAFVYSLAIAAAPVLFGQLIQAQRDLARRLVEIEEAREHERALHAQAVIARERTLLAREMHDVVSHQVSLIAVRAGALQVAARDADAKEAARTIRSLSVDTLDELRTMVTLLRASGGHATELTPQPTLAELHKLVESSGAETQLAGELPPTVGTPAQRAIYRTVQEALTNVRKHAPGATASVELWQAGDDVGVTVINTRPTRLSLSLPGSQHGLIGLRERAEILRGTLESGPTAEGGYRVRLRIPLGSD; this is translated from the coding sequence ATGAGCCGCGCACGCGCGCTGTGGACGCGTGTGCCCGCGCCGGTCGTCGACCTCTTCCTGGTGGCTGCGGCAGCCGTGGACATTTGGCTCAACCTCTGGGACGACACGCGACTTGGCGTCGCGCTGGCCGCGCTCGGCTGCGCCGCGCTGGCTTTCCGACGCAGGTTCCCGCTCGCCGTGTTCCTGCTGACCCTGCCGATCGCGCTCATGCAGGATGTCGCCCTCGCTCCGCTCGTCGCGCTGTTCACCCTGGCCGAACGCTCCCGCAACCGCCCTCTCCTCGCGGTCTGCGTCGCACTGAGCGCTCTGGCAAGCAGCACCCCCTGGCCGCTCGCCGGCGTCGCCGAGGTCGACCGGACCATGACGCTGATCGCCTTCGTGTACAGCCTGGCAATCGCTGCCGCCCCGGTCCTCTTCGGTCAACTCATCCAGGCACAAAGGGACTTGGCACGGCGGCTGGTCGAGATCGAGGAGGCCAGGGAGCACGAGCGGGCACTGCACGCCCAAGCCGTGATCGCCCGCGAACGTACGCTGCTGGCCCGGGAGATGCACGACGTGGTCTCCCACCAGGTCAGCCTGATCGCCGTACGGGCAGGAGCCCTGCAGGTCGCCGCCAGGGACGCGGACGCCAAAGAGGCCGCCCGCACGATCCGTTCGCTGAGCGTCGACACCCTCGACGAACTGCGCACCATGGTCACGCTGCTGCGCGCCTCCGGCGGCCATGCCACCGAGCTGACTCCTCAGCCCACCCTCGCCGAGCTGCACAAGCTGGTGGAATCAAGCGGCGCTGAGACGCAGTTGGCGGGTGAACTTCCGCCGACCGTCGGCACACCCGCCCAACGGGCCATCTACCGCACGGTCCAAGAGGCATTGACCAACGTCCGCAAGCACGCCCCCGGCGCCACGGCCTCCGTCGAGCTGTGGCAGGCCGGCGACGACGTCGGAGTGACCGTCATTAACACCCGGCCCACGCGTCTCTCCCTGTCTCTGCCCGGTTCCCAGCACGGCTTGATCGGCCTGCGGGAACGGGCCGAGATCCTGCGCGGCACCCTGGAGTCGGGCCCCACCGCGGAGGGTGGCTACCGGGTGCGCCTACGGATTCCCCTCGGCTCGGACTGA
- a CDS encoding response regulator transcription factor, whose product MDEGGAERVNPVVRVVVVDDEALVRSGFGLILGASDDIEVVATASGGEAVETVRRERPDVVLLDIRMPDVDGLTVLRELRTRADAPVVAMLTTLDADEYILTALNSGAAGFLLKDTEPEQLAHLVRTLAAGGVVLSPKASRTLLHSHPGTEAPVDEAAARVRLLTARERDVLVLVAEGLSNADIGARIHLGAGTVKDHVSAILTKLRVTSRVQAALLAQRAGLLDEPPQPKAGR is encoded by the coding sequence ATGGACGAAGGTGGGGCGGAGCGCGTGAACCCGGTGGTGCGGGTAGTGGTGGTGGACGACGAGGCACTGGTCCGGTCCGGGTTCGGGCTCATTCTGGGCGCGTCCGACGACATCGAGGTCGTCGCGACCGCGAGCGGCGGCGAGGCCGTGGAGACCGTCCGCCGGGAGCGGCCCGACGTGGTTCTGCTGGACATCCGGATGCCGGACGTCGACGGACTCACCGTCCTGCGGGAGTTGCGGACGAGGGCCGACGCTCCGGTGGTGGCGATGCTGACGACGTTGGACGCCGACGAGTACATCCTGACCGCGCTGAACTCCGGCGCGGCCGGATTCCTCCTCAAGGACACCGAGCCGGAGCAGTTGGCCCACCTGGTGCGCACCCTGGCCGCGGGCGGCGTCGTGCTGTCCCCCAAGGCGTCCCGGACGCTGCTGCACAGCCATCCCGGCACCGAGGCGCCCGTCGACGAGGCGGCGGCCCGCGTCCGGCTGCTCACCGCCCGCGAGCGCGATGTCCTCGTCCTGGTGGCGGAGGGGCTGTCGAACGCGGACATCGGGGCGCGCATCCACCTGGGCGCCGGCACGGTCAAGGACCACGTCAGCGCGATCCTCACGAAGCTGCGGGTGACGAGCCGGGTGCAGGCCGCGCTGCTGGCGCAGCGGGCCGGACTGCTGGATGAGCCCCCGCAGCCGAAAGCCGGACGATGA